The following proteins are encoded in a genomic region of Trypanosoma brucei gambiense DAL972 chromosome 8, complete sequence:
- a CDS encoding protein kinase, putative encodes MTAHKRATNGDNGLPVPPVDDDSEIEDPLEGILGSRTGCRYVKKKLLGQGSFGSVWRVEETATGSIFAAKVMDTNNMSAKDRGFVINEVKCLSRCNNANIIRHHASFNRGGMLLIIAEYADGGDLCRQIKVRQHAGRHFKEHEVLYIFLQLCLALDHIHGNNMMHRDLKSANVQLTTMGLVKLGDFGFSRQYEDSLSNPVGTTFCGTPYYLSPELWRRAPYSKKSEMWALGVVLYEVMMLKRPFGGRNMDELINNIVHARRAPLPNMYSDELRRVCDQLLSLDPAKRPSLRQLFQQPFIRRGLDSLRRSVETHKKIPPRTFSEIARNIDEVLRPGLPEYRGSSVTPHRGMLQRHTADRGWKDCELSLNTGGVSMRDVETGGVETVNLETLTSVCPVDAATAQEKYVFALKNQTGKAYWFKDLAEDSYDYWISALQKAISH; translated from the coding sequence ATGACCGCGCACAAACGTGCAACAAACGGGGATAATGGACTACCCGTGCCGCCTGTGGACGATGACTCTGAAATTGAAGATCCTCTTGAAGGCATCCTTGGCTCTCGCACCGGTTGCAGGTATGTCAAAAAAAAGCTGTTGGGTCAAGGAAGTTTTGGAAGCGTGTGGCGGGTGGAGGAAACGGCGACAGGGTCGATCTTTGCAGCAAAGGTGATGGATACAAACAATATGAGCGCGAAGGACCGTGGTTTTGTTATAAATGAGGTTAAATGCCTTTCACGCTGCAACAACGCAAATATTATACGCCACCATGCCTCATTCAACCGCGGTGGGATGCTGCTCATCATCGCGGAGTATGCCGACGGTGGCGACCTCTGCAGGCAAATCAAGGTGCGGCAGCACGCAGGACGGCACTTCAAGGAGCATGAAGTGTTATACATATTTCTGCAACTATGTCTTGCATTGGATCACATCCACGGCAATAACATGATGCACCGCGACCTTAAGTCTGCCAACGTACAGCTTACCACAATGGGCCTTGTGAAGTTGGGTGACTTTGGCTTCAGCCGTCAATACGAGGACTCGCTGTCAAATCCTGTTGGCACTACTTTCTGTGGGACGCCATATTATTTGAGCCCCGAACTCTGGCGCCGCGCGCCGTACAGCAAAAAGAGTGAAATGTGGGCTCTTGGTGTGGTGTTGTATGAAGTGATGATGTTGAAGCGACCTTTTGGTGGACGTAATATGGATGAGCTCATCAACAATATTGTCCATGCCCGCCGCGCCCCGCTTCCAAATATGTACTCGGATGAACTGCGTCGAGTGTGTGATCAGTTGCTTTCACTCGATCCAGCTAAACGGCCGTCACTGCGACAGCTCTTCCAACAGCCTTTCATTCGCCGTGGCTTAGACTCACTGCGACGAAGTGTGGagacgcacaaaaaaattccACCAAGAACCTTCAGCGAGATTGCACGAAACATTGATGAGGTGTTGAGACCTGGTCTCCCGGAGTATCGGGGGAGTAGTGTAACGCCTCATCGTGGGATGTTGCAACGTCACACCGCGGATCGTGGTTGGAAGGATTGCGAGCTTTCACTAAACACTGGCGGTGTTTCAATGCGAGATGTAGAAACTGGTGGCGTTGAAACGGTGAATCTTGAAACCCTCACATCCGTCTGTCCCGTAGACGCGGCAACCGCTCAGGAGAAATATGTTTTCGCTCTTAAGAATCAAACAGGAAAGGCGTATTGGTTTAAGGACCTTGCAGAGGATTCATACGATTATTGGATTTCCGCCCTTCAGAAAGCCATATCGCATTGA
- a CDS encoding T. brucei spp.-specific protein: MNGIVPVCSGMSEKINKKRMNATDVHSHSLFKGAHSQCCGFVCALPVPRNSPLFQHLSFSSTLVCLLCVCLVLVLFFFCASTCFCDALRHNRRGRKEDTQAEKQHGGTTRGVCSSCPENLLHFVEVRRHKRKKRRK; the protein is encoded by the coding sequence ATGAATGGAATTGTTCCGGTGTGCTCAGGCATGAgtgagaaaataaacaaaaagcgGATGAATGCCACGGATGTGCACTCTCATTCGCTTTTTAAAGGTGCGCATTCCCAATGTTGCgggtttgtgtgtgctcTTCCGGTCCCCCGTAATTCTCCTTTATTTCaacatctttctttctcttcaacacttgtttgtcttttgtgtgtgtgtttggttttggttttgttttttttttgtgcctcaACGTGTTTCTGCGACGCGCTCCGGCACAATAGacgaggaagaaaggaagacacTCAAGCAGAAAAACAGCACGGTGGAACTACGAGAGGAGTTTGCAGCTCTTGTCCCGAAAATTTGCTACATTTCGTTGAAGTAAGgagacacaaaagaaaaaaaagaaggaagtag
- a CDS encoding farnesyltransferase, putative: MDYVSELYAMIRVRWQMRRMAGELQADDEDLRFCYDVLRDVSRSFALVIMQLKAALRDAVCVFYLVLRALDTVEDDMQLPLEFKLRELPLFHTRLHDHTWRLDGVGEGRERELLQKFPHVSAAFSRLDPSFQSVIEDICRRMADGMCDFLQRTDTCKANNKEISEDNCHDGKSEKSAVETREDFDLYCHYVAGLVGLGLTQLFVRSGLEKAALEENMTRANHMGLLLQKTNIIRDFYEDICESPPRVFWPREIWGQYTDDLHAFKGITRPTNGSNDTACGEGRKYSDEEKEIIKSKAVDCLNAMVADALVHLPPVIEYLAELRDPTVFAFCAIPQVMAVATLALVFDNPDVFHSRVKLTRGATCKIIHNATELSAALKLVRTYAQKLLSNAHAGVASHEAVAQSLQVAIKTMDEQVLRHNTKLVEGPTRRVLAQYSALGGGLLLKVVDGVFGYLGR; this comes from the coding sequence ATGGATTACGTTAGCGAATTGTACGCCATGATCCGCGTACGGTGGCAGATGCGGAGGATGGCGGGGGAATTGCAGGCGGACGACGAGGACCTCCGTTTCTGTTATGATGTGCTGCGTGACGTGTCGCGCTCCTTCGCTCTCGTCATTATGCAACTGAAAGCTGCTCTTCGTGATGCtgtatgtgttttttatCTCGTTCTGCGAGCCCTTGACACGGTGGAGGATGACATGCAACTGCCGCTTGAGTTCAAACTGCGGGAACTTCCGCTTTTTCATACGCGGCTGCACGATCACACGTGGCGGTTGGATGGAGTCGGTGAGGGTCGAGAACGGGAGTTGCTTCAGAAATTCCCTCATGTTTCAGCCGCCTTCTCCCGCCTGGACCCGTCATTTCAAAGTGTGATTGAAGACATATGCAGACGGATGGCTGATGGCATGTGCGACTTCCTCCAGCGCACCGACACCTGCAAagcaaataacaaagaaatcaGTGAGGATAATTGTCATGATGGCAAAAGTGAGAAGAGTGCTGTGGAGACTCGGGAGGACTTTGATTTGTACTGTCACTACGTTGCCGGTCTGGTGGGACTTGGACTCACGCAACTTTTCGTTCGAAGTGGTCTTGAGAAGGCGGCACTTGAGGAGAACATGACGCGCGCCAACCACATGGGTCTATTGCTGCAGAAAACGAATATTATTCGCGACTTCTACGAGGACATTTGTGAGAGCCCGCCTCGCGTGTTTTGGCCGCGCGAAATATGGGGACAGTACACCGACGACCTCCATGCATTTAAGGGAATAACGCGACCGACCAATGGATCTAATGACACCGCTTGCGGTGAAGGTAGAAAGTATAGTgacgaagaaaaggagatCATTAAGTCCAAGGCGGTGGATTGCCTTAACGCGATGGTGGCAGACGCCCTGGTGCATTTACCACCAGTTATCGAATACCTCGCAGAGCTGCGTGATCccactgtttttgcattttgcGCAATCCCGCAGGTGATGGCTGTGGCGACATTAGCACTGGTCTTTGACAACCCCGATGTGTTCCATAGCAGGGTGAAGCTCACGCGTGGCGCCACGTGTAAAATCATCCACAACGCCACCGAGTTGTCTGCTGCGCTGAAGCTCGTGAGGACATATGCTCAAAAGTTACTTTCAAACGCGCATGCCGGCGTTGCCAGCCATGAGGCGGTAGCGCAGTCCCTGCAGGTTGCCATTAAGACAATGGATGAGCAGGTGTTGCGACACAATACCAAGCTGGTGGAAGGACCGACACGGCGAGTGCTGGCGCAGTATTCCGCATTGGGAGGCGGGCTTCTGCTCAAAGTTGTCGACGGTGTCTTCGGTTATTTGGGCAGGTGA
- a CDS encoding UDP-Gal or UDP-GlcNAc-dependent glycosyltransferase, putative yields MRTRRRRSQVYAFTLAVLIAISCLVVCCDLFFLSVIHLPLEEEKASAPINVDECLRLTPPSAVSIWKEREFVVIVGIPSVDRDEWQKRRNLQRRTCWQYAGVATLENNFTGELLPLYLLAPHQLNGYEISESLRDEASRTNDVVMLPTNDVCSFSRRKIGEGGSWGVESELVMSRKTFLWLQFAVTAFPNVSYIVKGDDDVFVRVPQYLADLRVMPRNGLYMGRVYGATFFWRSGGIPFAAGYFTTFSRDVAEAVASYRPLERLLKAPYSIWRMRQYLSMSVLHEDVMTALVLQDKIRYKGLIIVDAAPCHFHNAGKKGIRASLIDEYVVVHHIKENDYGVLMNHFADIAVQPKPSKVMWRSENYAVMQCFATLRLRRSALLALLSALDTTFRRHP; encoded by the coding sequence ATGAGGACAAGACGTCGTAGGTCACAGGTTTATGCTTTCACACTTGCAGTCCTCATTGCAATATCATGTTTGGTAGTGTGCTGTGATCTCTTCTTTCTTAGCGTTATCCATTTACCGttagaagaggaaaaggcgTCCGCACCTATCAACGTGGACGAGTGCCTGAGGCTCACTCCCCCGAGCGCCGTCAGCATTTGGAAAGAGCGTGAGTTTGTAGTGATTGTTGGCATACCCTCTGTTGATAGGGACGAGTGGCAGAAGCGACGGAACCTTCAACGGCGGACTTGTTGGCAATACGCTGGCGTGGCTACCTTAGAAAACAACTTTACAGGTGAGCTTCTCCCGCTGTACCTCCTCGCACCACATCAATTAAACGGGTACGAAATCTCAGAATCGCTGCGGGATGAGGCTTCACGGACAAATGACGTGGTTATGCTTCCAACCAATGATGTGTGCTCGTTTTCACGAAGGAAAATTGGTGAGGGTGGAAGCTGGGGAGTTGAGTCAGAGCTTGTGATGAGCCGCAAGACCTTCCTTTGGCTTCAGTTTGCCGTTACCGCCTTTCCAAATGTAAGTTATATTGTGAAAGGTGACGACGATGTGTTTGTCCGTGTACCGCAGTATCTCGCGGACCTCCGTGTGATGCCTCGTAATGGATTATATATGGGCCGTGTCTATGGTGCCACATTCTTCTGGAGGTCGGGTGGGATACCATTCGCTGCAGGATACTTCACTACCTTTTCCAGGGatgttgcagaagctgttgCCTCCTACAGGCCTCTTGAACGACTTTTGAAGGCACCCTACTCCATATGGCGTATGAGGCAGTACCTTTCCATGAGTGTGTTGCATGAGGACGTAATGACCGCTTTAGTGCTGCAAGATAAGATCAGGTATAAGGGCCTGATTATTGTTGACGCCGCACCTTGTCACTTTCATAACGCAGGCAAGAAAGGTATCAGAGCATCCTTAATTGATGAGTACGTAGTAGTCCACCATATAAAGGAGAATGACTACGGGGTCCTTATGAACCATTTTGCTGATATTGCGGTGCAGCCTAAGCCATCAAAAGTCATGTGGAGAAGTGAAAACTATGCAGTCATGCAGTGTTTTGCGACTCTAAGACTAAGGAGAAGTGCGTTGCTCGCTCTTTTATCTGCGTTAGATACTACTTTCCGTCGGCACCCTTAG
- a CDS encoding UDP-Gal or UDP-GlcNAc-dependent glycosyltransferase, putative, with protein MTQRKVYPPYSWRKPRASVLVLTTTFTMALIIIMWDIYHISEVHSNSSYDLLGTFENDYYLTLTPPSAVSIWKEREFLVIVGIPSVDRDEWQKRRNLQRRTCWQYAGVATLENNFTGELLPLYLLAPHQLNGYEISESLRDEASRTNDVVMLPTNDVCSFSRRKIGEGGSWGVESELVMSRKTFLWLQFAVTAFPNVSYIVKGDDDVFVRVPQYLADLRVMPRNGLYMGRVYGATFFWRSGGIPFAAGYFTTFSRDVAEAVASYRPLERLLKAPYSIWRMRQYLSMSVLHEDVMTALVLQDKIRYKGLIIANAAGCHFHNKAKEDIREAVSNRSVVVHHIREEDYEVLMDHFSNISERPQPYGVRWLRNDRAMVLC; from the coding sequence ATGACACAAAGGAAAGTGTACCCGCCTTACTCGTGGAGGAAACCGCGCGCTTCCGTCTTGGTGCTGACGACCACCTTTACAATGGCCCTCATCATTATAATGTGGGACATTTACCACATTTCGGAGGTGCATTCGAACAGCAGTTATGATCTCTTAGGCACGTTTGAAAATGACTATTACCTGACGCTCACTCCCCCGAGCGCCGTCAGCATTTGGAAAGAGCGTGAGTTTCTAGTGATTGTTGGCATACCCTCTGTTGATAGGGACGAGTGGCAGAAGCGACGGAACCTTCAACGGCGGACTTGTTGGCAATACGCTGGCGTGGCTACCTTAGAAAACAACTTTACAGGTGAGCTTCTCCCGCTGTACCTCCTCGCACCACATCAATTAAACGGGTACGAAATCTCAGAATCGCTGCGGGATGAGGCTTCACGGACAAATGACGTGGTTATGCTTCCAACCAATGATGTGTGCTCGTTTTCACGAAGGAAAATTGGTGAGGGTGGAAGCTGGGGAGTTGAGTCAGAGCTTGTGATGAGCCGCAAGACCTTCCTTTGGCTTCAGTTTGCCGTTACCGCCTTTCCAAATGTAAGTTATATTGTGAAAGGTGACGACGATGTGTTTGTCCGTGTACCGCAGTATCTCGCGGACCTCCGTGTGATGCCTCGTAATGGATTATATATGGGCCGTGTCTATGGTGCCACATTCTTCTGGAGGTCGGGTGGGATACCATTCGCTGCAGGATACTTCACTACCTTTTCCAGGGatgttgcagaagctgttgCCTCCTACAGGCCTCTTGAACGACTCTTGAAGGCACCCTACTCCATATGGCGTATGAGGCAGTACCTTTCCATGAGTGTGTTGCATGAGGATGTAATGACCGCTTTAGTGCTGCAAGATAAGATCAGGTATAAGGGCCTGATTATTGCCAACGCAGCAGGGTGTCACTTTcacaacaaagcaaaagaagacaTCAGGGAGGCAGTGAGCAATAGATCTGTTGTAGTCCACCATATAAGGGAAGAAGACTACGAGGTTCTGATGGATCATTTTTCTAACATTTCGGAACGACCTCAGCCATACGGCGTCAGGTGGCTACGGAATGACCGCGCTATGGTTCTGTGCTAA
- a CDS encoding UDP-Gal or UDP-GlcNAc-dependent glycosyltransferase, putative, which yields MLPTNDVCSFSRRKIGEGGSWGVESELVMSRKTFLWLQFAVTAFPNVSYIVKGDDDVFVRVPQYLADLRVMPRNGLYMGRVYGATFFWRSGGIPFAAGYFTTFSRDVAEAVASYRPLERLLKAPYSIWRMRQYLSMSVLHEDVMTALVLQDKIRYKGLIIVDAAPCHFHNAGKGDVAQHFTSVCLPPCDGKLGPFLRTIRRRFGGTAKLPCWPEEENNYLTRNSPVYIVYVIHPVKP from the coding sequence ATGCTTCCAACCAATGATGTGTGCTCGTTTTCACGAAGGAAAATTGGTGAGGGTGGAAGCTGGGGAGTTGAGTCAGAGCTTGTGATGAGCCGCAAGACCTTCCTTTGGCTTCAGTTTGCCGTTACCGCCTTTCCAAATGTAAGTTATATTGTGAAAGGTGACGACGATGTGTTTGTCCGTGTACCGCAGTATCTCGCGGACCTCCGTGTGATGCCTCGTAATGGATTATATATGGGCCGTGTCTATGGTGCCACATTCTTCTGGAGGTCGGGTGGGATACCATTCGCTGCAGGATACTTCACTACCTTTTCCAGGGatgttgcagaagctgttgCCTCCTACAGGCCTCTTGAACGACTCTTGAAGGCACCCTACTCCATATGGCGTATGAGGCAGTACCTTTCCATGAGTGTGTTGCATGAGGACGTAATGACCGCTTTAGTGCTGCAAGATAAGATCAGGTATAAGGGCCTGATTATTGTTGACGCCGCACCTTGTCACTTTCATAACGCAGGCAAGGGTGATGTTGCGCAACACTTTACGAGTGTGTGTCTTCCGCCATGTGATGGAAAGTTAGGGCCATTTCTACGCACGATTCGCCGGCGTTTTGGTGGAACGGCAAAGCTTCCTTGTTGGCCtgaggaagagaataatTATTTAACCAGAAATTCGCCGGTATATATCGTTTACGTTATCCATCCAGTTAAACCGTAG
- a CDS encoding inositol polyphosphate 1-phosphatase, putative has product MPQVDLVKLLQICVNGALAAQQYILLDLIQLRSLEVSRRDVCIADLDQQEIARLRARLKAAVSVDVKGKLEYKEGGSVDDLVTTADVVTQGLMERLLAEAFPDTPFTIIGEEEATTTDAIKIQVERCVEAFRDVNAVAPLQKELEAHASSDSRHVSASTVEELRARVGVFIDPIDATSCFVDGTWGAPMTLVGITVDGVPVAGVSNRFFYSTVDGLTSGGNAGCTGLSYVWNDPSAGPFIVHEGRLATPLWSLGRKTTSNLAMLRVIRSGTTSNKRFEQLLARLQPVEPRSARGAGNKLMLLVVSMLAASDGAAAAACDVFLAPPNSISKWDTCAAHAFLLALGGDMRTLRGELIRYPLRGTTNLKTLPDGVVGLTRWSMSEGLRRLGWQ; this is encoded by the coding sequence ATGCCTCAGGTGGATCTCGTTAAACTCTTGCAAATATGTGTGAATGGCGCTTTGGCTGCGCAGCAGTACATTCTGCTCGATCTGATTCAGCTTCGCAGTTTGGAAGTATCCCGTCGTGACGTGTGTATAGCGGATTTGGACCAGCAGGAAATTGCGCGGTTGCGTGCCCGTCTGAAAGCTGCGGTTTCGGTTGATGTGAAGGGGAAGCTCGAGTATAAAGAGGGTGGCTCCGTTGATGACCTCGTGACAACTGCGGATGTCGTCACTCAGGGCTTAATGGAGCGCCTCCTCGCTGAGGCATTCCCGGATACGCCCTTTACTATTattggtgaagaagaagcaacaacaactgatGCCATTAAAATACAGGTGGAACGTTGTGTGGAAGCGTTCCGTGACGTGAACGCCGTAGCACCACTGCAAAAAGAACTTGAGGCACATGCCTCCAGTGATTCGCGGCACGTGTCAGCATCAACCGTGGAGGAGCTCCGCGCTCGCGTTGGGGTATTCATTGACCCAATCGATGCCACAAGCTGCTTCGTTGACGGGACGTGGGGTGCCCCAATGACGCTTGTTGGGATCACAGTTGATGGTGTACCGGTTGCCGGTGTTTCCAatcgttttttttacagCACTGTTGATGGCTTAACTTCGGGCGGTAATGCCGGATGTACGGGTCTATCATACGTGTGGAATGACCCCTCTGCGGGACCTTTTATTGTGCACGAGGGACGGCTGGCAACTCCTCTTTGGTCACTCGGAAGGAAGACGACCAGCAACCTTGCCATGCTACGTGTTATTCGTTCTGGCACAACCAGTAATAAGCGCTTCGAGCAGTTGTTGGCCCGACTGCAGCCCGTTGAGCCTCGAAGTGCTCGGGGCGCTGGCAATAAGTTGATGCTTCTTGTTGTCTCTATGCTCGCGGCATCAGATGGGGCGGCTGCCGCTGCATGCGACGTATTCTTGGCCCCACCTAACAGCATCAGCAAGTGGGACACATGCGCTGCTCACGCTTTCCTTCTGGCGCTAGGAGGTGATATGCGTACACTGCGGGGAGAACTCATCCGGTACCCGCTGCGAGGCACAACTAATCTCAAAACCCTTCCTGACGGGGTCGTTGGTTTGACGCGATGGTCGATGTCGGAAGGCCTTCGGCGTTTGGGATGGCAGTAG
- a CDS encoding T. brucei spp.-specific protein yields the protein MLILIFTFSLVSFFIPANNTLYVESAQAIDHECKARAAKHRESKGRKTHSDMPPHRKHPARGRSPRNKRYNGEGKPATKRGRSWSKQPSGPLTTNCDGEASSYTTAGTPPVASDHKFCKKTRSTKPSLEVTRTHIAPNTTTAAEVIPNASVTSAVGSAGGTETAATPTAKGADNLSDTDMEKYNDLQRLLRRIIALEFSERCTQRSITVVTMICETLCTDPVAIVKVMEVVDQCFGEAVRGQEPRLLMHYWYILDAILKHFNGKPHLLKAVLVAIPHFVRQYLPWRGSTLAGQPWSEYDKYRPAYEDMLGTWKVVLEERALEEIMKLWREGMGNHYADKVGDVGARVPLGNATADSQNSDAAH from the coding sequence ATGCTAATTCtgatttttacattttctctTGTCTCCTTTTTTATCCCCGCGAATAATACCTTGTACGTTGAATCTGCGCAGGCAATAGACCACGAGTGTAAAGCACGCGCGGCAAAACACAGAGAAAgcaagggaaggaaaacgcATAGCGACATGCCCCCACACAGGAAGCATCCAGCGCGCGGACGCTCGCCACGAAATAAAAGATATAACGGTGAAGGTAAGCCGGCAACCAAGCGTGGTCGAAGTTGGAGCAAGCAACCGTCGGGCCCTCTGACCACTAACTGCGATGGCGAAGCATCATCATACACGACAGCGGGCACACCACCGGTAGCGAGCGATCATAAATTTTGCAAGAAAACCAGGAGTACGAAACCATCGCTGGAGGTTACTCGCACACACATTGCCCCCAACACTACTACTGCTGCTGAGGTCATCCCAAATGCAAGCGTTACCTCCGCAGTTGGAAGTGCGGGAGGCACTGAAACGGCAGCCACCCCGACAGCGAAGGGTGCCGACAATCTGAGCGATACCGATATGGAGAAGTACAATGATCTACAGCGGCTTCTACGGCGAATTATTGCTCTGGAATTTAGTGAAAGGTGTACGCAGCGCTCCATCACTGTCGTCACCATGATATGCGAAACGCTCTGCACGGACCCTGTAGCCATTGTAAAGGTGATGGAGGTGGTGGACCAATGTTTCGGTGAAGCAGTGCGAGGTCAGGAGCCGAGACTGCTCATGCATTATTGGTACATACTGGATGCCATCCTGAAACACTTCAATGGAAAGCCTCATTTGTTGAAAGCGGTGCTGGTGGCTATTCCACACTTTGTCCGACAATACCTGCCGTGGCGTGGTAGCACCCTGGCAGGTCAGCCGTGGAGCGAGTATGATAAGTACAGACCCGCGTATGAAGACATGCTTGGCACATGGAAGGTTGTACTGGAGGAGCGGGCGCTTGAAGAAATTATGAAACTGTGGAGGGAGGGTATGGGAAACCACTACGCAGATAAAGTGGGTGATGTAGGGGCAAGGGTCCCGCTAGGCAACGCGACTGCTGATTCACAGAATTCTGATGCTGCCCACTAG
- a CDS encoding protein kinase, putative, whose amino-acid sequence MRKRSREDPTNAEAAEFSEDQGVGGQQTEVKGTKSSSTSRVSPEIPDESACIYEYVSGPTAVSTSGGNSGNSPGSTHPSERKLKQATLPSYGLVNDTAVFRKELADRDAQIDELREKLAAVETRMSERETTLVNTQAQLQEAVDRNNRYQVVLREEMLRAARQERCGARRALHLKQFELGQIAVWHSNGREVWVEGNKMRQLTMQLEELSVRRDEVEELKKTAEKRARQILRSNDEDSMAPEVQAALMEAQEAALLYTAEFAALGSAIQSLKQQQQDLNHEKKVFLKEIRRVNDEDASAFVAVPALGHNGRYVMMHLLGKGGFSEVWKAFDLQEARYVACKIHRVQREWSQQVRQHYRDRAVRELKIMRMLEHPHLTRLFDAFDHGTATFVSVMEFSAGTDLDTHLKRCGTLREVEARLIIMQVVSALRYFAAQHQPVIHYDLKPANILLHSSNQSSLLIKITDFGLSKLIPKRDGTNDNPTIELTSQGAGTYWYLPPECFDTTATPRISNKVDVWSCGVIFYQMLFGRRPFAEGESQQQIWQNKLIVSSAHTLTFPDTPRVSQEAKDLIQKCLEYHPADRYDVMQLSQDPYLQRNTRRLSRTERTLPAATQNSSTTVVTTAAAASGVTLTGSVEEKLSNIP is encoded by the coding sequence ATGCGCAAGCGGTCGCGCGAGGATCCAACGAATGCAGAAGCTGCGGAGTTTTCCGAAGACCAGGGGGTGGGCGGCCAGCAAACAGAGGTAAAAGGGACAAAATCCAGCTCAACGTCGAGGGTATCCCCTGAAATACCAGATGAGAGCgcgtgtatatacgaatacgTGAGTGGGCCAACTGCTGTTAGCACCAGCGGTGGCAACAGCGGAAATAGCCCTGGAAGCACTCACCCGTCTGAACGTAAGTTAAAGCAGGCGACGCTACCTTCCTATGGATTGGTAAACGACACTGCGGTATTCCGCAAAGAGCTTGCTGATAGAGACGCACAGATCGATGAGCTTCGCGAGAAACTGGCAGCCGTGGAGACGCGGATGTCCGAAAGGGAGACAACTCTTGTCAACACGCAGGCACAACTACAGGAGGCTGTCGATCGCAACAATCGCTACCAGGTTGTTCTTCGTGAGGAAATGTTGAGAGCGGCCCGTCAAGAGAGATGCGGTGCCAGACGTGCCTTACATTTGAAGCAATTTGAGCTTGGACAGATAGCAGTGTGGCATAGTAACGGGCGCGAGGTGTGGGTCGAGGGCAACAAAATGAGGCAGCTCACCATGCAGCTTGAGGAGCTTAGTGTACGCCGtgatgaagtggaggagCTCAAAAAAACGGCTGAAAAGCGGGCGCGGCAGATACTGAGGAGCAACGACGAGGACTCGATGGCACCGGAAGTCCAAGCGGCACTGATGGAGGCGCAGGAGGCAGCTCTGCTGTACACCGCAGAGTTTGCAGCCTTGGGTAGCGCCATCCAGTCGctaaaacagcagcaacaagacTTAAATCACGAGAAAAAAGTGTTTCTTAAGGAGATCCGTCGCGTAAATGACGAAGATGCATCTGCCTTCGTGGCTGTGCCGGCTCTCGGTCACAATGGTCGATATGTAATGATGCATCTGCTCGGCAAAGGAGGCTTCTCTGAGGTGTGGAAAGCCTTTGACTTGCAGGAGGCGCGGTACGTTGCGTGCAAAATCCATCGCGTACAGAGGGAATGGTCACAACAGGTGCGACAACACTACCGGGACCGTGCAGTTCGTGAGCTAAAAATTATGCGAATGCTGGAACACCCGCACCTTACACGGCTCTTCGATGCCTTCGACCACGGCACGGCAACGTTCGTATCGGTCATGGAATTTAGCGCGGGGACCGATCTTGACACGCATCTGAAGCGTTGTGGCACCCTCCGTGAGGTGGAGGCGCGGTTAATAATTATGCAAGTAGTCAGTGCGTTGCGCTATTTCGCAGCACAGCATCAACCGGTCATCCACTACGACCTTAAACCGGCGAATATTCTTCTCCATTCTAGTAACCAAAGCAGTTTGCTAATCAAAATAACGGACTTTGGTCTCAGTAAGCTCATCCCGAAGCGAGACGGGACAAACGACAATCCAACCATAGAACTGACGTCACAGGGGGCGGGAACATATTGGTATCTTCCGCCTGAGTGCTTCGACACCACAGCAACTCCTCGGATCAGTAACAAAGTCGACGTGTGGTCATGTGGTGTTATATTCTATCAGATGTTATTTGGCCGCCGTCCATTCGCCGAAGGAGAGTCGCAGCAACAAATATGGCAAAACAAACTCATTGTTTCCTCCGCACACACCTTAACGTTTCCCGACACCCCGCGTGTCTCGCAGGAGGCGAAAGATTTAATACAAAAGTGCCTCGAATACCACCCTGCGGACCGCTACGACGTGATGCAACTCAGTCAGGACCCGTACCTGCAGCGCAATACACGGAGGCTCTCACGCACCGAAAGGACACTCCCCGCAGCAACCCAGAATTCCTCAACAACAGTGGTGACGACTGCTGCGGCTGCCTCTGGGGTAACGCTGACAGGCTCCGTTGAGGAGAAGTTAAGTAACATCCCCTGA